The following proteins are co-located in the Mercenaria mercenaria strain notata unplaced genomic scaffold, MADL_Memer_1 contig_4939, whole genome shotgun sequence genome:
- the LOC123558431 gene encoding sentrin-specific protease 1-like, whose amino-acid sequence MERLHADGVEEVAAQLLPLLRKKDMTLSRRRDVVMILSSLCYKALLNYECPVILAETLKICPSHLSRTVELPSLNTDERINVVGETLDKEDMSTLEEGQWLNDKVVNAFLALLKVEKNRGDTHVIVLPSYVAVLWQAGNYDSWLFLKISFCMFSCILLPICDNGHWILMVVSPSERIVRVYDSLHGDHQKYFSHWLFYNFETKHCKTVGPSCVSEEKLENWQFVRGCSSKQEDGNNCGTFVLMNAEAIIKNIPTLVMRQAHCETYRKYVTKRLLMEGKRRNEETCDFVDSCSGPHKKWIQCDCCGKWLHMKCAQVKKVDPSYMCVLLCLIQVIQIETIKLPNCMTVNRNLLDTFLN is encoded by the exons ATGGAACGACTTCATGCAGATGGTGTGGAGGAAGTGGCTGCACAACTTCTACCACTTCTTCGAAAGAAAGATATGACCCTGTCTAGGAGGAGGGATGTTGTAATGATATTGTCCAGTTTATGTTACAAAGCCCTTCTGAACTATGAGTGTCCTGTTATTCTTGCGGAAACACTGAAGATTTGTCCCTCCCACCTTAGTAGAACAGTCGAACTGCCAAGCCTCAACACTGATGAGAGAATCAATGTGGTAGGGGAAACTTTAGATAAAGAAGACATGTCAACGCTAGAAGAGGGTCAGTGGCTAAATGATAAG GTTGTGAATGCCTTTTTGGCCTTATTGAAAGTGGAAAAAAACAGAGGAGATACCCATGTAATTGTCCTCCCTAGCTACGTTGCTGTGCTTTGGCAAGCTGGCAACTATGATAGTTGGTTGTTTCTAAAG ATCTCTTTCTGTATGTTCAGTTGTATTCTGCTGCCAATTTGTGATAATGGTCACTGGATCCTCATGGTTGTGTCTCCGTCTGAAAGGATTGTAAGGGTGTATGATTCTCTTCATGGAGACCATCAAAAATACTTCAGTCACTGGCT tttttacaattttgaaacaaaacattgCAAAACTGTTG GTCCTTCATGCGTCTCCGAAGAGAAGCTTGAAAACTGGCAGTTCGTCAGGGGTTGCTCTAGCAAACAAGAAGATGGTAACAACTGTGGTACTTTTGTCCTAATG AATGCTGAAGCCATCATAAAAAACATACCAACTTTGGTTATGCGGCAAGCACATTGTGAAACATACAGAAAGTATGTAACAAAAAGACTTCTTATGGAAGGGAAAAGAAGAAATGAAGAAACATGTGATTTCGTAGACTCTTGTAGTGGGCCACATAAAAAGTGGATCCAGTGTGACTGTTGTGGGAAGTGGTTACACATGAAATGTGCTCAAGTAAAAAAAGTGGATCCCAGTTATATGTGTGTTTTGTTGTGCCTTATACAAGTGATTCAGATTGAAACTATTAAACTTCCAAATTGTATGACAGTCAATAGGAATCTTCTGGACACATTCCTGAATTAA